The DNA window CGCGTCCCGCTAAACGAAAAATAAATTTTCCCTTTTCATGCTTACGAGGCGCTTTTTTCATTTCAGGATCAATCACCAATTCCGACTTTTTAAATTCATCCAAACGATGCGCCGGAACAAAATAACCCACTTCCAGATCACTGCGTTCCTCTGAGTCCTTTTCCGGTTTCACTTCATAGAGATCTTCCTCTGCAAAAAAAGCCGATAAACTCAATAACCCTTCATAAACTTCCCCCAGTTGGTTTACCCCCAATTGTGCATAACTAATTCTTCCCCGTCGTCCTTTCCCTTGTCGAGAAAGAGACATTAGCTCCAACACCTTTCTTAAGGTTTGATTACGAAATTTGACCTTATTCAACATTTTCATGCGTCCAGGGTCAAATAAATGGCTTTTGAGCGCAGGTAAACGGAAGGTATTATAAATGGATTTATTGGCAATTTGTTGATTTTGTTCTAATAAGTTTAATTGTTTAGCTTCTTCAGGATATCCCGACCACAACAAACTAAATAATCGGCGAATACAAGTATCAATATAATAGCCATTTTCATCTTCTGTTGACATTAATTCAGTTTGTTCCAAGTCCCGCAGGGTTTCCAAACTGTAGCCTTCCCGATACACATCCGACCCCATCGGTGCGTAACCCAATTCCGGTCGCGCTTCAATATAAAAAATAAACAGAAGACGATACACCCAGCGCAAACATTCAATTTTCAACTCATTGGGGTCAATTTCTTGTTTTCCCTGTTCTTTCTGTTCATCACTAGAGAAAATTTGTTTTTTGCTAACGGTTTTTCGATAATAAATTGCTTCATTTCCTAATAATTCAATCGCTTCTCGTAGCGCATATTTCAGATCTTCTGAAACGCTATAAGTGTGACGATGGCTATTTTCATCAAGGGTATCCAGTAAAGCGGTTCCATCAGCCGGACAGGTATGCTCTCGATGTAATAAAGTAGCCACAGCCAGGAGAGAATCTTTATCGCGTTCTTCCAGCAGTTGGGCGAGGTCAAACCGCAATAACCGAGACGCATTCCACTTATGGCGGTCAACTAATATTAATTGATCAATACTAATCAGAATCACCCAACGCGGCGGATTATTTTGAGCAAAGATGTAATCTGTTAATAAGTCTTCTAAGCTTAAATCTTGTAATTTTTCCCCCTCAATATCTTCTAACCCTTGATATTGTTCAATTTGTAGCGTTAAAGAGAGAACATCACAAGGATCAGAACTATTATTAAATCCTTCAATTACCCATAGTTGCGGGCTGTTATTATTACGGTTAATTTCTGCAATAATCGGTAAAAAATGATCCGAATCTAAAACCTTTAATTGGGGTTGCCATTGATAACCCAAAATTGCTAAAATTTGTTTAAAAAACTCTCGTTGTTGTTGAAGCTTTTCTTCTTTTTCTTCAACCTCATCAAGGTGCTTTAATTGGTCTTGCAAACGAAAATAATCCTGGCGAAGACTCCCCAACGCTTTATCTGGTGTTTTTTCTTCAGAGGTTTCTTGCCATTCTTTAATCACGCCTTTAAGATCTTGAGTCAAAATCGCATCAAGGTAATGGGCGGAGTAAAATTCGTTTTCGTTAGCAATTCCAGTTAAAGGCATAGCTTTATTTATTATCAGTTAGTAGTTAATTAGTAGTTGGGCTTTAGCCCTTAAATTTTGCGCTGAAGCGCAACTACGAACAGTAGGCTTTAGCCCTCTTTCAATAAGATGCTGAAGTGCTAGATAGAGGGAGGCTGAGGAATTTCCTTTCCAGTTAAGGTGACGACTTTTCCATCTTGCCAAATACTAATTGATTCTCCTAATTTCCGATGTCTATCTAAAGCTTTAGCAATAGCAATTTTAACCCCAGCATCAATTTTTTGATGAAGTTCTGTTAGAGGAATTGGGGAGTTATTTTCAGAGGATGATTTGGTTCCAGATGGTGGGTTCATAAATCATTACATCTTGGTTGTTTGCGAATGCAGCCACGAGTTGAGGACTATTGCCAGAATTATCATACACTATCTAATTATCGCACAGAGATAAATACAAATTTGTTAAGTTTTTCCGTCTCCGTTCATAACGGCGACGAATTACATCTTCTGGGATATTGTGACCCCCACTTTCTACCCGCCTGTGGACTCGTGCGATCGCTAATTCTGGACTTTGTAGCCAAAAGTAAATTAAGTTAATTTGATAGCCTTAATAGTCTATTTTACCGAATCCCAGTGCAGGTAAAAGCAGCCCAGTAAAAAGGGTGAGAGAAAGGCTTTGATTCTTGACAAAATTTATCTAAATTTTCGCGAGACCGATAAATTTGTTTACTAATTTTATCATACTTTTTGTATGCTTCATCCCATTGCTGATATTCTGAGGAATCGAAGGAGCAAGCCTTTCGTTCTGCCTGGGCTCTTTTGCGGAGCGCGTCGGTTTCTTTAAGTTTCTGTTTCAAAAGTTCTGTGAGTTGGGGTTTATAACTAGCAGCTAAGGTATTGCCCGTAAGCTCTCGTAACTTAACTTGAGCTTGTCTCATAGCTTCCGAGCGATTCTTTCCCTGCTGCCACTCTTGATAGTAAAAGATCGAGAAAAGTGCTGTAGCTAAATCCTCAACAGCCCAAAGCGTACTGATAACACTTCGGGCTCCCGCCGACAAAAAAGCAGTTGAAAAAGTGAGGATATCACCAGTAATTTCACTCAATCCCAATCCTGTTTCGCAGCAGGAAAGAAATACATCCGACAACTGAGGGAGACGCCATGCAGGAGTCATTAGCTGACCTAAAGTAATGCAGCCATCTCCTAAAATTAATGTCGATTCAAAGGGATTGTCCAAGCGCGACTGGGCGTGGTGGCTAGAGTGGAGGATTTGGACGGTTTGCGCTAATTGTCGATAGTTACTAACCGTGGCTTGATGGCGACCTTTTAAGCGTTGATTGTCTGGGATATTATAAAGAACTGCCAGTTGCTCTCCTTCAAAGCTGGCGCAAGGCAAGTCGCCCGTCGCATCTTCAATAGTGCCACAGTTTAGGTTATTGCCGGGAGAAGGGCGTTGCTGGCAGAATTCTAGGACTTGACAACTAGGTGCATAACGAATGAGAAACTTGTCACCCAAATATCGGTTGTCTCCGATGGGTAGTGCAGCGAAGGGGATTTGGTGAAGGGCAAAATGAGGAACTATAATTAGTTCCGAAATTCCCTCTAAATGCCACAAAATCAGGTCATTCAAATTTAACAGTTTTGCAATTTCAGCTAGCATCCAAACCAACTCTTCTTGCCAAGAATTTTTATCCTCAACATATTGTCCTAACCAATTTTGGAAAATCCATTCGTGCAAAGTCTCAAATCCTAAATCGGTACAATTGTGTAGAGTAATCTCATTTTGCCGCACCACAAATATCAAGGTGTTGCTAACAGTGGTGTAAAAGCTAATAATTGCAGTGGTGGGTTTGTCGATAAGCTGCTGGATGGATGGGAATTTGAGAGGATTAACTCGAATTTGACCCGCAAGCACCGGATCTAAGCGACGAAGTTGTTCCCAAATTAGAAGTTTTTCAACTTCCAGATCAGCTATTATTTGATTGTAAGCTTCTACTGCTGCACGGCTGTTATCAAGTTTGCTAT is part of the Planktothrix sp. FACHB-1365 genome and encodes:
- a CDS encoding CHAT domain-containing protein — translated: MLFIKSSCYAAYENALLFRTREESPELWAMTQMNLASAYRHRLQGDPVENVEKAIAANKAALQVYTQDAFPSGWAGVQMNLANAYLHRLKGDRNENLEMAIAAHQAALQIFNQDDFPREWAMVQMNLGNCYLNLDQNEEAIAYYRKALEVFTPTAFPVDCQKVGQMLGNVSFVAGDWQLAIEGYGIAIEAVETSRTWATSEFRRQEILEEALDIYANIVQACINNKQLDKALEYVERSRSKRLVDLMASNDLYSSAEIPAEIQQYLQDFERLQQQIDKERGRNQPSNDFDNSKLDNSRAAVEAYNQIIADLEVEKLLIWEQLRRLDPVLAGQIRVNPLKFPSIQQLIDKPTTAIISFYTTVSNTLIFVVRQNEITLHNCTDLGFETLHEWIFQNWLGQYVEDKNSWQEELVWMLAEIAKLLNLNDLILWHLEGISELIIVPHFALHQIPFAALPIGDNRYLGDKFLIRYAPSCQVLEFCQQRPSPGNNLNCGTIEDATGDLPCASFEGEQLAVLYNIPDNQRLKGRHQATVSNYRQLAQTVQILHSSHHAQSRLDNPFESTLILGDGCITLGQLMTPAWRLPQLSDVFLSCCETGLGLSEITGDILTFSTAFLSAGARSVISTLWAVEDLATALFSIFYYQEWQQGKNRSEAMRQAQVKLRELTGNTLAASYKPQLTELLKQKLKETDALRKRAQAERKACSFDSSEYQQWDEAYKKYDKISKQIYRSRENLDKFCQESKPFSHPFYWAAFTCTGIR